A DNA window from Rhizobium sp. NXC14 contains the following coding sequences:
- a CDS encoding NAD(P)/FAD-dependent oxidoreductase, with the protein MRDCIIIGGGPAGLTAAVYLARYHLSTTVFDDNSSRAATIPISHNLAGFPEGISGGELLVRMRTQLQRYKVQIRSESVRQLQQEQVGFRVLSSSGSMRARTVLLATGVVDRKPPMLAERHDEAVARGLIRYCPVCDGFEITDKPVAVIGCGSRAFAEALFLRSYTTHVTIITPQEEHELSEIELNRLRDLRIGLQEGPIKSIDPERDRITIATASSIGVFSSIYPALGSDVRSELAAMVGAELSENGCVIVDSHQRSSLPGLYAAGDVVIGLDQIGTAMGQAGIAATAIRNDLNEASPLAR; encoded by the coding sequence ATGCGCGACTGCATTATCATCGGAGGTGGACCTGCTGGCTTGACTGCGGCCGTTTATCTCGCGCGCTACCACCTTTCGACAACCGTCTTCGATGACAATAGCAGTCGTGCCGCCACCATTCCGATTTCCCATAACCTCGCAGGGTTCCCGGAGGGCATCAGCGGAGGGGAGCTTCTCGTCAGGATGCGCACACAGCTTCAAAGGTACAAAGTTCAGATCCGCAGTGAGAGCGTCAGACAGCTTCAGCAGGAGCAGGTCGGCTTTCGAGTTCTCTCCAGCAGCGGCAGCATGCGGGCGCGAACAGTCCTTCTCGCCACCGGCGTCGTCGACCGCAAGCCACCGATGTTGGCCGAGCGTCATGACGAGGCTGTTGCGCGCGGCCTTATCCGCTACTGTCCTGTCTGCGACGGGTTCGAGATCACCGACAAGCCTGTCGCCGTCATCGGTTGCGGATCGAGAGCGTTTGCAGAGGCGCTGTTCCTGCGGAGTTATACGACACACGTAACGATCATTACTCCGCAAGAGGAACACGAGCTCTCGGAGATTGAGCTCAATCGGCTGCGGGACTTGCGGATCGGCCTCCAGGAAGGTCCGATAAAATCTATCGACCCTGAGCGCGATAGGATCACAATCGCAACAGCTTCCAGCATCGGCGTGTTTTCGTCTATTTACCCGGCGCTAGGATCGGACGTTCGGTCGGAACTGGCAGCTATGGTCGGCGCAGAATTGTCGGAGAACGGCTGCGTCATCGTCGACAGTCACCAAAGGTCAAGCCTTCCTGGCCTTTATGCAGCGGGAGACGTGGTCATCGGCTTGGATCAGATCGGGACCGCAATGGGGCAGGCGGGCATAGCGGCCACCGCGATCCGAAACGATCTGAACGAGGCTAGTCCTCTAGCACGCTAA
- a CDS encoding DUF2269 domain-containing protein, with protein MTYFVLKFLHIIGATVLLGTGAGIAFFMLVAHRTGNAATVAAVARIVVIADFVFTTTAVIAQPVTGIALAWYVGYSLWERWLIWSIVLYLITGAFWLPVVWMQMEMRKIAKGAAANGEPLPARYHRLFWTWFYFGFPAFAAVLAILWLMITRPVG; from the coding sequence ATGACCTATTTCGTGCTGAAATTCCTGCATATCATCGGCGCCACCGTTCTCCTCGGCACCGGCGCGGGCATCGCCTTTTTCATGTTGGTCGCGCATCGCACCGGCAATGCAGCGACCGTGGCCGCCGTCGCGAGGATCGTGGTCATTGCGGATTTCGTCTTCACAACAACGGCCGTGATCGCTCAGCCGGTCACCGGCATAGCACTCGCCTGGTATGTCGGCTATTCCCTTTGGGAGCGCTGGCTCATTTGGTCGATCGTTCTTTATCTCATCACGGGTGCTTTTTGGTTACCAGTCGTTTGGATGCAGATGGAGATGCGCAAGATTGCGAAGGGAGCAGCGGCCAACGGTGAGCCGCTGCCGGCGCGATACCATCGGCTGTTCTGGACCTGGTTCTATTTCGGCTTTCCGGCTTTCGCGGCGGTGCTGGCAATTCTCTGGCTGATGATCACCCGCCCGGTTGGATAA
- a CDS encoding DUF982 domain-containing protein: protein MEKVINIDFHVTWKPPVYVRIGDGMRERIEGPDAALAALLHRWPSTNSREFGIAKRRCVDAIARRGSAEGARKAFMEAALAARVFA from the coding sequence ATGGAAAAGGTTATCAATATCGACTTCCATGTCACTTGGAAGCCACCGGTATACGTCCGGATCGGCGACGGCATGCGTGAGCGCATTGAGGGTCCGGACGCGGCGCTTGCGGCGCTTCTCCATCGCTGGCCGTCGACCAATTCTCGTGAGTTCGGCATCGCCAAGCGCAGATGCGTCGATGCCATCGCTCGCCGTGGAAGTGCCGAGGGAGCCCGCAAGGCGTTTATGGAGGCGGCGCTCGCCGCGAGGGTATTCGCATGA